In Vagococcus luciliae, one genomic interval encodes:
- the yjeM gene encoding glutamate/gamma-aminobutyrate family transporter YjeM: MTKATKKVTLFGLILMIFTSVFGFGNAPVAFYRMGYGAIIWYILAALFFFIPYALMMAEYGSTFKHESGGMYTWMEKSVGPKYAFIGTFMWYTSYIIWMVNVSTKVFITLSTTYSGSDHTNYWSLFGLDSTQTIGLLAILFIIVVTFFAARGLDKITKITSVGGIAVTFLNVVLIVVSLIILVFNKGQVAQPIEGMKSFIDSPNPGFNSPLAIISFLVFAIFAYGGLEAVGGLVDKTENAEKNFPKGVILSAIIISIGYALTILLWGVSTNWNSVLSGDNVNLGNITYVLMNNLGFELGRAINLSTDTALAIGHAFARFTGLSMFLAYLGAFFTLIYSPLKTIIEGTPKGLWPEKMVRENDKGMPAFAMWIQCVIVVLILALVSFGGKDAQSFYNVLTLMVNVSMTIPYLFLTGAFPAFKQKSDINHSINIFKTKTQYMVSTIVVMSVIGFANIFTIIEPLFRKGGPVWGDTLWQIAGPVLFSLIALLLFNRYERRKKD, translated from the coding sequence ATGACAAAAGCAACAAAAAAGGTAACCCTATTTGGTTTAATCTTAATGATTTTTACCTCAGTATTCGGGTTTGGTAATGCTCCGGTCGCTTTTTACCGTATGGGATATGGTGCAATCATTTGGTATATTTTAGCTGCACTCTTCTTCTTTATACCCTATGCACTCATGATGGCTGAATATGGGTCTACTTTCAAGCATGAAAGCGGTGGAATGTACACTTGGATGGAAAAATCTGTTGGACCAAAATATGCGTTCATCGGGACATTTATGTGGTACACCTCTTATATCATTTGGATGGTTAATGTATCGACTAAAGTATTCATTACGCTATCAACTACTTACTCAGGTTCAGATCATACCAATTATTGGAGTTTATTTGGTCTCGATTCAACTCAAACAATCGGGTTGTTAGCTATTTTATTTATCATTGTCGTAACATTTTTTGCCGCAAGAGGTTTGGATAAAATCACTAAAATCACCTCTGTTGGTGGGATTGCTGTCACATTTTTAAACGTTGTATTGATTGTTGTCAGCTTGATTATTTTAGTCTTTAACAAAGGACAAGTTGCTCAACCAATCGAAGGTATGAAAAGTTTTATTGATTCACCTAATCCAGGATTTAATTCTCCACTAGCCATTATTTCATTTTTAGTATTTGCTATTTTTGCTTATGGTGGATTGGAAGCTGTTGGTGGATTAGTAGATAAAACAGAAAATGCTGAGAAAAATTTTCCTAAAGGAGTTATTCTTTCAGCGATTATCATCTCTATTGGGTATGCATTAACGATTCTTTTATGGGGTGTGTCAACAAACTGGAATTCTGTTTTAAGCGGAGATAATGTGAATCTTGGTAATATAACTTATGTCTTAATGAATAATCTAGGATTTGAATTAGGACGAGCAATTAATTTATCCACAGATACTGCCTTAGCTATTGGTCATGCTTTCGCAAGATTTACTGGTCTATCCATGTTTTTAGCTTACCTAGGCGCATTCTTTACGTTAATCTATTCGCCACTAAAAACCATTATTGAAGGAACACCAAAAGGTCTTTGGCCTGAAAAAATGGTCAGAGAAAACGATAAAGGCATGCCAGCTTTTGCTATGTGGATTCAATGTGTGATTGTGGTTCTTATCTTGGCTTTAGTATCATTTGGTGGAAAAGATGCTCAATCATTCTATAATGTGTTAACCTTAATGGTAAACGTCTCTATGACGATTCCTTATCTATTTTTAACGGGTGCTTTTCCAGCATTTAAACAAAAATCAGATATTAATCATTCAATCAATATTTTCAAAACCAAAACACAATATATGGTAAGTACAATTGTCGTGATGTCTGTTATTGGTTTTGCTAATATTTTTACCATTATTGAACCTTTATTTAGAAAAGGTGGCCCAGTGTGGGGAGACACTTTATGGCAAATTGCCGGACCTGTATTATTCTCACTAATTGCCCTACTTTTATTTAATCGCTATGAGAGACGTAAAAAAGACTAA
- the queG gene encoding tRNA epoxyqueuosine(34) reductase QueG, protein MLDTHLLKQKIIEASKEIGIDKIGFTTAEPFDHLKDSLIEQKENHHTTGFEHGNIDERLFPELIFDQPQSIISIALAYPTRMNNRLKSVRGEKRGKFARASWGIDYHDILKDRLNKLIDFIKKEASQNLNVTFKPMVDTGELIDVVVAQRAGLGFIGKNGLLITEEFGSYVYLGEIITNIPFEPDMPIENQCGECTKCIDQCPTSALLGDGRMNAQKCLSYQTQTKGFMPEEYRPKIRSIIYGCDICQEVCPFNKGKNFHFHEEMEPDPEVVTPLLKPILTISNREFKERFGYLAGSWRGKKPIQRNAIIALANVRDKTSIPNLLSCVENDPRPVIRGTAAWSLSMIDPSNQAILDFLIEHFNKETDDEAKEEMRKAIDRMRI, encoded by the coding sequence GTGTTGGATACTCACTTATTAAAACAAAAAATAATTGAAGCAAGCAAAGAAATTGGCATTGATAAGATTGGGTTTACTACTGCTGAACCATTTGATCATTTAAAAGATAGTCTCATCGAACAAAAAGAAAACCATCATACAACAGGCTTTGAACATGGAAACATTGATGAGCGCCTTTTTCCAGAATTAATTTTTGATCAACCACAGTCTATTATTTCGATTGCTCTAGCATACCCAACACGAATGAATAACCGCTTAAAATCTGTCCGAGGTGAAAAACGTGGAAAATTTGCTCGAGCATCTTGGGGGATTGATTACCACGATATTTTAAAAGACAGACTGAATAAACTAATCGACTTTATCAAAAAAGAAGCATCTCAAAACTTAAACGTAACATTTAAACCAATGGTCGATACTGGTGAATTAATAGACGTTGTTGTTGCACAAAGAGCAGGACTTGGTTTTATTGGAAAAAACGGATTATTAATCACAGAAGAGTTTGGGTCCTATGTTTATTTAGGTGAAATCATTACAAATATTCCATTTGAACCAGACATGCCAATTGAAAATCAATGTGGCGAGTGTACCAAATGCATCGATCAATGTCCCACTTCTGCTTTACTAGGAGATGGTAGGATGAATGCTCAAAAATGTTTATCCTATCAAACACAAACAAAAGGATTCATGCCTGAAGAATACCGACCAAAAATTCGGTCAATTATTTATGGATGTGATATTTGCCAAGAAGTCTGTCCTTTTAATAAAGGGAAAAATTTTCATTTTCATGAAGAAATGGAACCAGACCCTGAAGTCGTGACACCTTTACTAAAACCGATATTAACAATCTCCAATCGTGAATTTAAAGAACGCTTTGGTTACCTTGCCGGATCTTGGCGTGGGAAAAAACCAATCCAACGAAATGCGATTATTGCTTTAGCAAATGTGAGAGACAAAACAAGTATCCCTAATCTATTAAGCTGTGTAGAAAATGACCCTCGTCCTGTCATAAGAGGAACAGCTGCCTGGTCACTTAGTATGATTGACCCGAGTAATCAAGCAATTCTTGACTTTTTAATCGAACACTTTAACAAAGAAACTGACGATGAAGCAAAAGAAGAAATGAGAAAAGCTATTGATAGAATGAGAATTTAA
- a CDS encoding competence protein CoiA, with product MLIAINEKEDMIMSHDANKKETYYCPSCHSEVMLKKGEIKYPHFAHKKTTVCQTATENESFEHVVGKLLIAKNCEIFGSEYQIEAYLPEINQRADVLIDKTLAIEFQCSSLSIERLKERTTHYKQNGYQVFWILGQKLGQLTSLTELKKHFIYFDNDRGYVDFCLLIDKEMLVMTHYLAHNGKDMIVRKKSYSLQDYSLKELLLKQCVIASYSVLSPLKEVSRRKDRLSRRLLQSDNSLRVLQEYLYQQSYHLLYLPEVVYLPSLYHPFFKETELVVRLIIFNELKHQKKRSYVELKERIISEIPNEMLDDYANLGKYQVIDYCLSLYLHFLKELTVIEEISQNVFHFKEEEVLNNAQWKKFFKKRSERLTLPLKYDMIIK from the coding sequence ATGCTTATTGCAATCAATGAAAAAGAAGACATGATTATGAGTCATGATGCAAATAAAAAAGAAACGTATTATTGTCCAAGTTGTCATAGTGAAGTGATGTTAAAAAAAGGTGAGATTAAGTACCCACATTTTGCACATAAAAAAACAACTGTTTGTCAGACAGCTACTGAAAATGAGTCTTTTGAGCATGTAGTAGGAAAACTACTTATTGCTAAAAATTGTGAGATATTTGGTTCAGAGTACCAAATAGAAGCCTATTTACCAGAAATTAACCAACGAGCAGATGTATTGATTGATAAAACTCTGGCAATTGAATTTCAATGTAGTTCATTAAGTATTGAACGGTTAAAAGAAAGAACAACACATTATAAACAAAATGGTTACCAAGTTTTCTGGATTTTAGGTCAGAAGTTAGGACAGTTGACCAGTTTGACAGAATTGAAAAAACATTTTATTTATTTTGATAATGACAGAGGATATGTTGATTTTTGTTTGTTGATTGATAAAGAGATGTTAGTTATGACACATTATTTAGCCCATAATGGTAAAGATATGATTGTTCGAAAAAAAAGCTATTCGCTACAGGATTATAGCTTAAAAGAGTTGTTATTGAAACAGTGTGTGATCGCTAGTTACAGTGTTTTAAGTCCATTAAAAGAGGTGAGTCGAAGAAAAGATAGACTATCCAGGCGTTTATTGCAATCAGATAACTCATTAAGAGTGTTACAAGAATATCTATATCAACAATCGTATCATTTGTTGTATCTACCAGAAGTGGTGTATTTACCAAGTTTATATCATCCTTTCTTTAAAGAGACAGAGCTTGTAGTTCGTTTGATTATATTTAATGAATTAAAGCATCAAAAAAAGAGGTCTTATGTTGAATTAAAAGAAAGGATTATAAGTGAGATACCAAATGAAATGTTGGATGATTATGCTAATTTAGGAAAATATCAAGTCATAGATTATTGTTTATCTCTATATCTCCACTTTTTAAAAGAACTAACAGTCATTGAAGAAATATCTCAAAATGTATTTCATTTTAAAGAAGAGGAGGTATTGAATAACGCTCAATGGAAAAAATTCTTTAAAAAAAGAAGTGAAAGACTAACTCTTCCGTTAAAATATGATATGATTATTAAGTGA